One sulfur-oxidizing endosymbiont of Gigantopelta aegis genomic region harbors:
- a CDS encoding HDOD domain-containing protein, with protein MTACINELKELPPLSTSAREILKIVHNDDAHVYELTRIIEQDPALLSRIIGLANSAFFGSREVSGVQRAIIDVLGFRTAKNIVLGVVLGGIFNPQKCRSFDLPRYWFVSLMTATLAKDIAQELKMSSMDANDAYLSGMLNEVGLMALAYLYPNKLEAILSEKSSHLAEREKDVFGQSHYEISAQFLREWQLPEIVMEVMLESCHLLKKECGELCSVICLAHSLANMIYEEAPIELGEMSLPKILKHRTGMIRKIIDKTKGQAGIYREMASVLS; from the coding sequence ATGACAGCTTGTATCAATGAGCTCAAAGAACTACCGCCACTATCGACATCCGCACGAGAAATTTTAAAAATAGTGCACAATGATGATGCGCATGTCTATGAATTAACACGCATTATTGAGCAAGATCCCGCCTTGCTTTCACGGATTATCGGCTTGGCTAATTCAGCATTCTTTGGTTCTCGGGAAGTGTCGGGCGTGCAACGAGCGATTATCGATGTATTGGGTTTTCGTACGGCAAAAAATATTGTATTAGGTGTGGTCTTGGGAGGGATATTTAATCCCCAAAAATGCCGTTCGTTTGATTTGCCTCGCTATTGGTTTGTCAGTCTAATGACTGCAACACTGGCTAAAGATATTGCTCAAGAGCTGAAAATGTCATCTATGGATGCTAATGATGCCTATTTAAGTGGTATGCTCAATGAGGTTGGCCTAATGGCACTGGCCTATTTATACCCCAACAAACTAGAAGCAATATTATCTGAAAAAAGCAGCCATCTTGCGGAACGAGAAAAAGATGTATTTGGGCAAAGTCATTATGAAATTAGTGCTCAATTTTTACGTGAGTGGCAATTACCGGAAATTGTTATGGAAGTGATGTTGGAATCTTGCCATTTACTGAAAAAAGAATGTGGAGAACTGTGCAGCGTGATTTGCTTGGCACATAGTTTGGCCAATATGATTTATGAAGAGGCTCCTATTGAGCTCGGTGAAATGTCACTGCCGAAAATTCTTAAGCATCGCACGGGCATGATTAGAAAAATCATTGATAAAACTAAAGGACAAGCTGGTATTTATCGTGAAATGGCGAGCGTGCTTAGTTGA
- the mobB gene encoding molybdopterin-guanine dinucleotide biosynthesis protein B — MISLSTFQGVPLLGFAAFSGTGKTTLLEQLIPELNQANIRVAMVKHTHHEKFDIDKPGKDSYRLRKAGAEQMLVASAKRWALMVEHPEQTKLTEPNLFELLPHLELNKADLILVEGFKHENISKIELHRPLLAKPLLYPDDENIIAIASDQVNFKTSNSLGKTTATYPDISNYPLLDINNISEICAFISELIPLSSIGKASL, encoded by the coding sequence ATGATTTCACTCTCGACTTTTCAAGGTGTTCCTCTATTAGGCTTTGCCGCATTCAGCGGTACGGGCAAAACAACGCTTTTAGAGCAACTAATCCCTGAGTTAAATCAAGCCAATATTCGCGTGGCGATGGTAAAACATACCCATCATGAGAAATTTGATATTGATAAGCCGGGTAAAGACAGTTATCGACTGCGTAAAGCAGGGGCTGAACAAATGCTGGTGGCTTCAGCCAAACGTTGGGCATTGATGGTTGAACATCCTGAACAAACTAAACTCACAGAGCCGAATTTGTTTGAACTCTTACCCCACTTGGAGCTCAATAAAGCAGATTTAATCCTTGTTGAAGGCTTTAAGCACGAAAATATCAGTAAAATTGAATTACATCGTCCTCTATTAGCAAAGCCATTACTCTATCCTGATGATGAAAATATCATTGCGATTGCCAGTGATCAAGTGAATTTTAAGACCAGCAATAGTCTGGGAAAAACCACAGCAACTTATCCCGATATTAGCAATTATCCGTTATTGGATATCAATAACATCTCTGAAATATGCGCTTTTATTAGCGAACTAATTCCATTATCTTCTATAGGCAAGGCATCATTATGA
- the trxA gene encoding thioredoxin: MATIEVTAENFNDIITNNEFVIVDFWAPWCGPCKGFAPVYEELSEKYPDLVFAKVNTENEQQLAGEFQIRSIPTLMIFREQIILFSQPGALQGAQLEQVIDQAKGLDMEEVKMDIEKQQAEQATKQ; the protein is encoded by the coding sequence ATGGCGACAATAGAAGTAACAGCAGAAAATTTCAATGATATTATCACTAACAACGAATTTGTCATTGTTGACTTTTGGGCGCCATGGTGTGGTCCTTGTAAAGGTTTTGCACCGGTTTATGAGGAGCTTTCAGAAAAATATCCTGATCTTGTCTTTGCCAAAGTGAATACGGAAAATGAGCAGCAATTAGCCGGTGAATTTCAGATCCGCTCAATTCCAACACTGATGATTTTCCGTGAACAAATTATTCTGTTTTCACAGCCAGGTGCGCTACAAGGTGCTCAACTGGAACAGGTGATTGATCAGGCTAAAGGTCTGGATATGGAAGAAGTGAAGATGGATATTGAAAAACAACAGGCCGAGCAAGCGACAAAACAATAA
- a CDS encoding flagellin, which produces MAQVINTNIYSLNAQRNLNNTSTQLATALQRLSSGLRINSAKDDAAGLAIASRFTAQIRGYNQGVRNAADAISLAQTAEGAYDELSNNLQRIRELAVQAANATNSSTDRQAIQTEISDLKAEINRVTFTQFNGVEVICADAGSFYFQVGPNGVASIDGITINTVNVRANNGFLAMQGTSATVYTANAGAVANTGAALSLIGRVDNLLQVINTQRAILGATQNRFESVIRNGENIAEQLSASRSRIQDADFAKETAALTKAQILQQAGTTVLSQANAVPQSVLSLLQG; this is translated from the coding sequence ATGGCACAAGTAATAAATACGAATATCTATTCATTAAATGCGCAGAGAAATCTGAACAATACTTCGACGCAATTGGCTACCGCATTACAGCGACTATCGTCGGGTTTGCGTATTAATAGCGCCAAAGATGATGCTGCAGGTCTTGCTATTGCATCGCGTTTTACCGCTCAGATTAGAGGTTATAATCAGGGTGTCAGAAATGCGGCAGATGCAATTTCGCTTGCTCAGACCGCTGAGGGTGCTTATGATGAATTAAGTAATAATTTACAACGTATTCGTGAGTTAGCGGTTCAGGCTGCTAATGCGACGAATAGTTCAACCGATAGACAAGCAATTCAGACAGAAATCTCTGATCTAAAAGCTGAAATTAATCGTGTGACCTTTACACAGTTTAATGGTGTTGAAGTCATTTGTGCTGATGCGGGGTCATTTTATTTTCAGGTTGGACCCAATGGTGTTGCCTCCATTGATGGTATTACGATTAATACCGTTAATGTGCGAGCGAATAATGGCTTTTTAGCAATGCAGGGTACATCAGCAACTGTTTACACCGCTAATGCGGGGGCGGTGGCCAATACGGGAGCAGCACTCAGTTTAATTGGTCGAGTGGATAACCTATTACAAGTTATCAATACTCAACGGGCGATTCTAGGTGCGACACAAAATCGTTTTGAATCGGTTATCCGAAATGGTGAAAACATCGCTGAACAGTTATCAGCTTCACGTTCACGCATTCAGGATGCTGATTTTGCTAAGGAAACAGCGGCTCTAACTAAGGCTCAGATCTTGCAGCAGGCGGGTACGACAGTACTGTCTCAAGCAAATGCAGTACCGCAGAGTGTTCTATCGCTACTACAGGGTTAA
- a CDS encoding BolA/IbaG family iron-sulfur metabolism protein, producing the protein MVQTLIEKKLQQAFTPTYLLVENESHTHNVPAGSESHFKVQIVSDEFDGQMLIKRHRAVNKVLAEELAGTIHALSMHTFTQDEWQQRNGQVQESPPCHGGGK; encoded by the coding sequence ATTGTCCAGACATTAATTGAAAAAAAATTACAGCAAGCTTTTACACCGACTTATTTATTGGTTGAAAATGAAAGCCATACGCACAATGTACCAGCAGGTTCAGAAAGTCACTTTAAAGTACAAATTGTATCAGATGAATTTGATGGCCAGATGCTGATAAAACGCCATCGTGCAGTCAATAAGGTACTAGCGGAAGAATTAGCAGGCACAATTCATGCCTTGTCGATGCATACTTTTACTCAGGATGAATGGCAGCAGCGCAATGGTCAGGTACAAGAGTCACCGCCCTGTCATGGTGGTGGTAAGTAA
- the hemH gene encoding ferrochelatase produces MKFHAEAFKHDQAEKIGILLVNLGSPDAPDARSIRRFLREFLSDQRVIEIPRILWLLILNLFILPFRPRKLVPLYQSIWTKDGSPLVSIAEKQKVKLAAFFKEKRNKEKKSNDVSFALAMRYGKPDIRTALRQLAKDNAHKILILPTYAQYSGTTTASIFDAISNELQQWRWIPELRFINNYHDQVEHIQALADSVQSYWQQHKQGQKLLMSFHGLPQRNLRLGDPYYCQCHKTARLLANKLGLNDDQWLITFQSRFGKAEWLKPYTSTSLASLAKEGLESVDVICPGFAIDCLETLEEIAVENRDVFLGAGGKNYQYIPALNDSDVNIQAMASLIEQHIQGWQVESDSVELEKREKRHSGLSSKN; encoded by the coding sequence ATGAAGTTTCATGCCGAAGCGTTTAAGCATGATCAGGCTGAAAAAATTGGTATTCTACTGGTTAATCTGGGCTCACCGGATGCCCCAGATGCCCGTTCGATCCGTCGATTTTTACGCGAGTTTTTATCGGATCAGCGGGTTATTGAGATCCCGAGAATTCTCTGGTTATTGATTCTTAATCTCTTTATCTTACCTTTTCGTCCCCGAAAGTTAGTTCCTCTCTATCAATCTATTTGGACTAAAGATGGCTCACCACTAGTTTCTATTGCTGAAAAACAGAAAGTTAAGCTGGCGGCCTTCTTTAAAGAAAAGCGCAATAAAGAAAAAAAGAGTAATGATGTCAGCTTCGCCTTGGCAATGCGTTATGGCAAACCGGATATTCGTACCGCACTGCGTCAACTGGCCAAAGACAATGCTCATAAAATTCTAATTTTACCCACCTATGCCCAGTACTCAGGTACGACAACCGCTTCAATATTCGATGCCATCAGCAATGAGTTGCAACAATGGCGTTGGATACCTGAATTACGCTTCATCAATAATTATCATGACCAAGTTGAGCATATTCAGGCACTGGCTGATTCGGTGCAAAGCTATTGGCAGCAGCACAAACAAGGTCAAAAATTGCTCATGTCATTTCATGGCTTGCCACAACGCAATTTACGCTTGGGTGACCCCTATTATTGCCAATGTCATAAAACGGCACGTTTATTAGCGAACAAATTGGGTTTAAATGATGACCAATGGCTGATCACATTCCAGTCACGTTTTGGTAAAGCGGAATGGCTCAAGCCTTATACCAGTACCTCATTGGCGTCACTGGCAAAAGAAGGGCTTGAGTCGGTCGATGTGATTTGCCCGGGCTTTGCCATTGATTGTCTGGAAACACTGGAAGAAATTGCGGTAGAAAATCGTGATGTTTTTCTTGGCGCAGGGGGTAAAAACTATCAATACATACCCGCGCTCAATGATTCCGATGTCAATATTCAGGCGATGGCGAGCTTAATCGAGCAGCACATTCAAGGCTGGCAAGTCGAGTCTGACTCAGTTGAGCTAGAAAAGAGAGAGAAGCGGCACTCAGGTCTTAGTTCTAAAAATTGA
- a CDS encoding NUDIX domain-containing protein has protein sequence MKQPNDSDVNIITKKSAYQGFFKVNQYTLQHGLFAGGKTRILTRECFERGHAVGVLAYDPWLDNIVLLEQFRIGAYVYGKELADDAVQSEKHSAWLLEIIAGIVDPGEAQVEVAHREAQEEAGLELLALESIGDFYASPGGTSETTQLYCACVNSQGAGGIHGLEEEGEDIRVRVVTYEEAVQLLKDGRLNNASAMIAMQWLMLNRVAMRTKWHDLGKN, from the coding sequence ATGAAACAGCCTAACGATTCTGATGTTAATATTATCACCAAAAAATCTGCTTATCAGGGATTTTTTAAGGTCAATCAATATACGCTACAGCATGGCCTGTTTGCCGGAGGCAAAACACGTATTTTGACCCGTGAGTGTTTTGAACGTGGTCATGCGGTCGGTGTGCTGGCCTACGATCCCTGGCTGGATAATATTGTTCTCTTGGAGCAATTTCGCATTGGCGCCTATGTTTATGGTAAGGAACTCGCGGATGATGCCGTTCAAAGTGAAAAACACTCCGCCTGGTTGCTAGAAATCATTGCCGGTATTGTGGATCCGGGTGAAGCTCAAGTTGAAGTGGCGCATCGTGAAGCACAAGAAGAAGCCGGTTTGGAACTACTCGCATTAGAAAGCATTGGTGATTTTTATGCTAGTCCCGGCGGCACATCTGAAACAACGCAACTCTACTGCGCCTGTGTGAATAGTCAGGGAGCGGGCGGTATTCATGGTCTGGAAGAAGAAGGCGAAGATATTCGAGTGCGAGTGGTTACTTATGAAGAAGCTGTGCAATTGTTAAAGGATGGACGTTTAAATAATGCCAGCGCCATGATTGCAATGCAGTGGTTAATGCTCAATCGCGTAGCAATGCGCACAAAATGGCATGATTTAGGTAAAAATTAG
- a CDS encoding SPOR domain-containing protein: MEKMRLLLLIICWFGFITLTWQVSVAGEFEQGIQFYEQHDYPHAKALWEPLANQGDVRAQYNLALLTSKYRPTGKEKNSAAVKDTINKYLAMSRSNGLIDAYYAALERVEAEADTNKTVTSNTQSSDINNPLAWLNQQKKRAYTLQLATGKSRESMAMMKKQLLSFKSLEQPENIYIHKVYKTENKKTVVRFILVYGIFDSYLEAKKSTGQLPAAIQKSSPPWIRQFGVLQSIVNRTQEKTET; the protein is encoded by the coding sequence ATGGAAAAAATGCGCTTACTCCTCTTAATAATTTGTTGGTTTGGTTTTATAACTTTAACCTGGCAGGTCAGTGTTGCGGGTGAATTTGAGCAGGGTATTCAATTTTATGAGCAACATGACTACCCTCATGCCAAAGCGCTTTGGGAGCCTTTGGCTAATCAGGGTGATGTTAGGGCGCAATATAATTTAGCACTGTTAACCAGTAAATATAGACCAACAGGTAAAGAGAAAAATTCTGCTGCGGTTAAAGATACAATCAATAAATACCTAGCCATGAGTCGCTCCAATGGTCTGATTGATGCTTACTATGCTGCTTTAGAGCGGGTAGAAGCTGAAGCAGATACAAACAAAACAGTCACATCCAACACCCAGTCGTCCGATATAAATAATCCCCTTGCATGGCTAAATCAGCAAAAAAAACGCGCCTACACCTTACAGTTAGCCACGGGGAAAAGTAGGGAAAGTATGGCGATGATGAAAAAACAATTGCTGTCGTTTAAATCTCTGGAACAACCGGAAAATATTTATATACACAAAGTATACAAGACTGAAAATAAAAAAACTGTCGTACGTTTTATTCTGGTGTATGGCATTTTCGACTCATATCTGGAAGCCAAAAAGTCTACCGGACAATTACCGGCAGCTATTCAGAAATCCAGCCCGCCATGGATCAGGCAATTTGGCGTTTTACAGTCTATAGTCAATAGAACACAGGAAAAAACAGAAACCTGA
- a CDS encoding flagellar basal body-associated FliL family protein encodes MADVDLDLDSGDEEEAPKSSKKMIIIIAVVLLLILGIVGGLFVGGVFDSEPDATEASQSADGETGGDGESSAADVAPEEIADVSYWPLEPAFVLNFEGKSKARFMQIGLEVSTTSEKSYAAVKKHLPVIRNEIVLLLSGQKYEEMVTPEGKEQLRAELIETINIILKKHKAKKGIDNIYFTSFVMQ; translated from the coding sequence ATGGCAGATGTAGATCTGGATTTAGACAGTGGTGACGAAGAAGAAGCACCAAAATCATCAAAAAAAATGATCATTATTATTGCAGTTGTTCTGCTTCTAATACTGGGTATTGTTGGTGGACTCTTTGTTGGCGGCGTGTTTGATTCTGAGCCCGATGCCACTGAAGCCTCACAAAGCGCTGATGGTGAGACGGGTGGCGATGGTGAAAGCAGCGCAGCCGATGTTGCCCCGGAAGAAATTGCTGATGTGTCCTATTGGCCCTTAGAGCCAGCCTTTGTTCTCAATTTTGAAGGCAAAAGTAAGGCACGTTTTATGCAAATCGGTCTGGAAGTGTCAACGACCAGTGAAAAATCATATGCGGCAGTAAAAAAACATTTACCCGTGATTCGCAACGAAATAGTCTTGTTGCTCAGTGGTCAAAAGTATGAAGAAATGGTCACTCCGGAAGGTAAAGAACAATTACGAGCAGAACTTATTGAAACGATCAATATTATCCTTAAAAAGCATAAAGCTAAAAAAGGCATCGATAATATTTATTTTACCAGTTTCGTGATGCAATAG
- the glp gene encoding molybdopterin molybdotransferase MoeA, with the protein MSQKNNPTDTANLFLSVKEVQQRIINDIKAINGIEQVGIRQALGRILAQNVVATFDTPPCDNSAMDGYAFSSKELDSQAIKDGEQTAISLKVVGQSFAGHPYQGAIAKGEAIRIMTGAAVPSDVDTVVMQEHTETPEEGLVNITTLPKALANVRKKGDDLSTGHTFLSCGKKLSPTDLAFLATQGIPEVKVSRKIRVAFFSTGDELRSIGETLGEGDIYGSNRYSLYGLLKNLDVELIDMGVIPDDRQAIEAAFLSASEVTDAVITSGGVSVGEADYVKETLEKLGQINFWKIAMKPGKPLAFGTLGKSLFFGLPGNPVAVIATFYQFVQPALKRMKGQSIVLPLEIQVKTSELLKKRPGRTDFQRGILEQSESGEFTVRSAGMQASHVLTAMSQANCFIVLAAESGSVEAGKMVTVQPFEGLIA; encoded by the coding sequence ATGAGTCAAAAAAACAACCCGACAGATACTGCAAATCTTTTTCTTAGCGTCAAAGAAGTACAACAACGTATTATCAATGACATTAAAGCCATTAATGGCATTGAACAAGTCGGTATTCGTCAGGCATTAGGACGAATTTTAGCTCAGAATGTAGTGGCCACCTTTGATACCCCGCCCTGTGACAATTCAGCCATGGATGGTTATGCATTTTCCAGTAAAGAACTCGACTCACAAGCGATTAAAGACGGTGAACAGACGGCTATTAGCCTAAAAGTTGTTGGTCAATCCTTTGCTGGCCACCCCTATCAGGGCGCTATAGCCAAAGGTGAAGCGATTCGTATTATGACTGGCGCAGCAGTGCCCTCTGATGTTGATACCGTGGTCATGCAAGAGCATACAGAAACACCTGAAGAAGGTTTGGTCAACATCACTACCCTGCCCAAAGCATTGGCCAATGTCAGAAAAAAGGGGGATGACCTAAGCACAGGACACACTTTTTTATCCTGTGGCAAGAAACTCTCCCCCACTGACCTGGCCTTTCTTGCCACTCAAGGAATACCGGAAGTTAAAGTATCACGGAAAATACGTGTCGCTTTCTTTTCCACGGGTGATGAATTGCGCTCAATTGGTGAAACATTAGGCGAAGGCGATATTTATGGCTCCAATCGCTATTCTCTCTATGGTTTGTTGAAAAATCTCGATGTCGAATTAATTGATATGGGGGTTATTCCTGATGATCGCCAAGCCATTGAAGCGGCCTTTTTATCCGCCTCAGAAGTCACTGACGCAGTAATCACTTCCGGTGGCGTGTCTGTCGGTGAAGCGGATTATGTAAAGGAAACGTTAGAAAAACTGGGGCAGATTAATTTTTGGAAAATTGCCATGAAACCCGGTAAGCCATTAGCTTTTGGCACGCTGGGCAAGAGTTTATTTTTTGGCCTACCAGGTAATCCTGTCGCCGTTATCGCCACCTTCTATCAGTTTGTGCAACCGGCTTTAAAGCGCATGAAAGGTCAGAGCATTGTGCTTCCCCTTGAAATACAGGTTAAAACCAGCGAATTATTGAAAAAACGTCCCGGTCGTACTGATTTTCAGCGGGGAATTCTAGAACAATCTGAGAGTGGCGAATTCACTGTGCGCAGTGCTGGTATGCAAGCATCACACGTGCTGACAGCCATGAGTCAGGCTAATTGTTTTATTGTCTTAGCCGCTGAGAGCGGTAGCGTTGAAGCCGGTAAAATGGTGACCGTACAGCCTTTTGAAGGCTTGATTGCTTAG
- a CDS encoding ATP-binding response regulator: MNKLQFHDANAHLPAESETNLGWKILIVDDDPQVHQITKLVLKRFEFHNKGIQILQAYSAEEAKQYFETEGNIAVAFVDVIMESDKAGLELVEFVRNQLHNQNVRIIIRTGQPGSVQEQTTINNYDIDDFKEKTELTNKKLIATLTLALKHFETHKELTTAKEVAETANESKSLFLANMSHELRTPMHAILSYSVLGLKKIKEKYPEDEKLNLYLERINRSGERLLCLLNDLLDLSKLEAKADKINLEFFCFSDVIQDMVQEQDIVIHEKNLHLKFNIDVSSTRIYSDKGKVQQLIYNFLSNAIKFSPHNATINIGLKTNTINKYNTPLSAIQFYIADEGPGIPAQELGLIFDKFVQSSKTATGAGGTGLGLSISNEIVKLLDGEIWAENRVEKGACFNVLLPLKNT, from the coding sequence ATGAATAAATTACAATTTCATGATGCCAATGCACATTTGCCAGCAGAATCCGAAACCAATTTGGGGTGGAAGATTTTGATTGTGGATGATGATCCTCAAGTGCATCAAATCACTAAATTAGTGTTAAAACGCTTTGAGTTTCATAATAAAGGTATTCAAATTCTGCAAGCCTACTCCGCAGAAGAAGCTAAACAATATTTTGAAACAGAGGGCAATATTGCCGTTGCTTTTGTTGATGTGATTATGGAGAGTGATAAGGCAGGCTTAGAGCTGGTTGAATTTGTTCGAAACCAATTACATAACCAAAATGTTAGAATTATCATCCGCACGGGTCAACCCGGGAGTGTGCAGGAACAGACTACCATTAACAACTATGATATTGATGACTTCAAAGAAAAAACAGAGCTGACTAATAAAAAATTAATTGCGACGCTGACGCTGGCACTAAAACACTTTGAAACACACAAAGAACTGACCACAGCCAAAGAAGTTGCTGAAACCGCCAATGAATCAAAAAGTCTCTTTTTGGCTAATATGTCCCATGAATTGCGCACGCCGATGCATGCAATTCTTAGCTATTCTGTCCTAGGCTTAAAGAAAATCAAAGAAAAATATCCAGAAGATGAAAAACTCAATCTTTACTTAGAGCGTATTAATCGCAGTGGTGAACGGCTTTTATGCCTCTTAAATGATTTATTGGATCTGTCCAAACTCGAAGCTAAGGCAGATAAGATAAATCTTGAATTTTTCTGTTTTTCCGATGTCATTCAAGACATGGTGCAGGAGCAGGATATTGTTATTCATGAAAAAAATCTGCACCTAAAATTTAATATTGATGTGAGTAGCACGCGTATTTATAGCGATAAGGGAAAAGTTCAGCAATTAATTTATAATTTTTTGTCTAATGCCATTAAATTTTCCCCCCATAATGCTACTATCAACATTGGCTTAAAGACTAATACCATCAATAAATATAATACGCCCTTAAGTGCCATTCAATTTTATATTGCCGATGAAGGGCCGGGTATCCCTGCTCAGGAATTAGGACTGATATTTGATAAGTTTGTCCAAAGTAGTAAAACTGCTACGGGGGCTGGAGGTACGGGTCTTGGTTTGTCTATCAGTAATGAGATTGTTAAACTATTAGATGGCGAGATATGGGCAGAAAACAGAGTAGAGAAAGGGGCTTGTTTTAATGTCTTATTACCCTTAAAAAATACCTAA
- a CDS encoding MBL fold metallo-hydrolase: protein MITQTIYDGSYQWIIMGRDPDKPGKIIDTNQYIIKDGNRTLLLDPGGMEIFSSVLAATLSVSKLENITDIFASHQDPDIISSLGLWHEMLPDIRLHASVLWEGFIRHFSSGDVTYVPIDDKGGSIRLESVELQFIPAHYLHSSANFNVYDPNAKILMSGDIGAALEAPGSPMFVDDFDSHKEKMRFFHKRWMPSNEAKRDWVRRVRELDIDIMAPQHGRMFRGDDVKRFLDWFEALDVGVAIHGG, encoded by the coding sequence ATGATTACACAAACAATATATGATGGCAGTTATCAATGGATTATCATGGGTAGGGATCCGGACAAACCAGGGAAAATAATTGATACCAACCAATATATTATTAAAGATGGTAATAGGACACTATTACTTGATCCCGGTGGTATGGAGATTTTTTCATCGGTACTGGCTGCGACATTGAGTGTTTCAAAATTGGAAAATATTACCGATATTTTTGCTTCTCATCAGGATCCAGACATTATTTCTTCCCTGGGTCTATGGCATGAGATGTTACCGGATATACGTTTACATGCATCGGTTCTTTGGGAAGGTTTTATTCGTCATTTTAGTAGTGGTGATGTGACTTACGTTCCCATTGACGATAAAGGCGGTAGTATTCGTCTGGAATCGGTCGAATTGCAATTTATTCCGGCGCATTACTTACACTCTTCTGCTAACTTTAATGTCTATGATCCGAATGCAAAAATATTGATGAGCGGTGATATTGGTGCGGCTTTGGAAGCACCGGGTTCGCCCATGTTTGTCGATGATTTTGATAGTCATAAAGAGAAAATGCGTTTTTTCCATAAACGCTGGATGCCTTCTAATGAAGCCAAGCGTGATTGGGTGCGTCGAGTGAGAGAGCTGGATATTGATATTATGGCACCGCAGCATGGTCGCATGTTCAGAGGGGATGATGTAAAGCGCTTTTTGGACTGGTTTGAAGCCTTAGATGTGGGTGTGGCGATTCATGGTGGTTAA
- a CDS encoding RNA polymerase sigma factor FliA encodes MYSSEGKEIAEQLVEKYAPLVKKIAYHMSARLPADIHIDDIIQSGLIGLLDAGKNYDPSQGAQFETYATIRIRGAILDEVRRSDWAPKSVHKKARDLSATIQEIERRTGRDARDIEVAQEMGISISDYYQILKDSSSCRMLSFDDLGVDDTQSLGIFEDRQQNVVAEVLQNEFHQRLAQAISGLPERERMVMSLYYDTEMNLKEVGVLIGISESRVSQLLSQAQLRLRARIMD; translated from the coding sequence ATGTATTCATCTGAAGGCAAAGAAATTGCTGAGCAACTGGTGGAGAAATATGCACCACTGGTAAAAAAAATTGCTTATCATATGTCGGCACGCTTGCCAGCAGATATCCACATAGATGATATTATTCAATCAGGACTCATTGGCTTGTTAGATGCCGGTAAAAACTATGATCCCAGTCAGGGAGCTCAATTTGAAACCTATGCTACGATCCGTATTCGCGGTGCGATTCTGGATGAAGTGAGACGCAGTGACTGGGCACCCAAATCGGTGCATAAAAAAGCCCGTGACCTGAGTGCGACTATTCAGGAAATTGAGCGTCGCACGGGCAGGGATGCACGGGATATTGAAGTGGCTCAGGAAATGGGCATCAGCATTAGTGATTATTACCAAATTTTAAAAGACAGTAGCTCATGTCGCATGCTGAGTTTTGATGATCTCGGCGTTGATGACACTCAAAGCCTAGGGATTTTTGAAGATAGACAGCAAAATGTGGTGGCTGAAGTCCTGCAAAATGAGTTTCATCAACGTTTAGCTCAGGCTATATCGGGGCTTCCAGAGCGCGAACGCATGGTGATGTCCCTATACTATGACACTGAAATGAACTTAAAAGAAGTGGGCGTATTGATTGGTATCAGTGAATCACGTGTCAGTCAATTATTGAGTCAGGCACAATTGCGCTTACGCGCCCGGATTATGGACTAA
- a CDS encoding DUF1249 domain-containing protein gives MSHTIKQSKHSITTPTGLYEANYRRLMRLVPDLCAKQVNDKYCLSAEQMTLKVLQQYKYTTVISFQHSLHIPGNTVNFYHEDYELSHLQAIDMELRVCHDACLLEVIAYQGKSPIHSSQAFPAKHLLQRDEKRQLNLFLKELLEKSLRTEYHHKPLAKLSF, from the coding sequence ATGAGCCATACGATAAAGCAATCAAAGCACAGTATTACGACACCAACGGGCTTATATGAAGCAAACTATCGCCGCTTGATGCGTTTGGTACCGGACTTATGTGCCAAGCAAGTTAACGACAAATATTGCTTAAGCGCTGAACAAATGACGTTGAAGGTTTTACAACAATACAAATATACCACGGTGATTTCTTTTCAACACTCATTGCATATACCGGGTAATACGGTAAATTTCTATCATGAGGATTATGAGTTAAGTCACCTTCAAGCCATAGATATGGAATTACGTGTATGTCACGATGCCTGTTTACTTGAAGTGATCGCCTATCAGGGAAAATCACCCATTCATTCGAGTCAGGCTTTCCCTGCTAAGCATCTATTACAACGCGATGAAAAAAGGCAACTCAACCTGTTTTTAAAAGAACTACTGGAAAAATCTTTAAGGACTGAATATCATCATAAACCACTGGCTAAATTATCATTTTAG